The Aquincola tertiaricarbonis genomic sequence AGCAGCGCAACATCGAAGCCGCGGTGCACAAGCTGGAGCAGAAGCTCGGCCGTGCCCCGCAGGAATCCGAGATCGCCGCCGAGATGGGCATCACCCTGGTGGAATACCAGGAGCTGCTGGGCAAGGTGCGCGGCACGCAGCTGGTGTACCTGGAAGACCTGAGCGGCGACGAAGGCGACGACGACTACCTGGAGCGCCACGTCGGCACCGAAGATGCCAACCCGATGGCGGTGCTGCAGGACATGCGCATGCGCACCGCGCTGGTGGAGGCCATCAAGCTGCTGCCCGAGCGTGAGCAGTACGTGATGAGCATGTACTACGAGCACGACATGAACCTCAAGGAAATCGCCGCCGTGCTCAAGGTGACCGAGAGCCGCGTGTGCCAGCTGCACAGCCAGAGCATCGCGCGCCTGCGCGTCAAGCTGCGCGAATGGTGATGGCCTGACCCCCCAGGCCGCCGATCACCGCAGTACCTTCAAAGGCAGTCGTCATGTTCAAGCAGTTGTGGGCCTCGGCCCCTTCCCTGGCCGAGGCGGCGCCCGCCGCCACGCACGCGCAACCGGCCGCAGCGGCGGCAGACGGCTCGCAGATGGTGTCGCGGCTGGCCCAGCACGCCTCCAAGCTGGGGCGCGAGGCGGCCGAGGTGCGGGGCGTCATCGGCGACACGCGGCAGACTGCCGAGACGCAGGCCGCCACCGCGCGTGAACTGGCGCGGCAGGTCAAGGACGTGGCCCGCGTGCAGCAGGTCATCGGCACCCACACCGAGCAGGGCGTGGCCGCGGTCGACCGCGCCCGCGTCGCGGTGCAGGCGGTGGGCAGCGAGGTGACCGGCATCGTCGAGACGCTGCGCAAGGTGGCCGAAGCGGCGCATGACATCACCCAGATCGCGTTGCAGACACGGCTGGTGGCCTTCAACGCCAGCGTGGAAGCCAAGCGCGCGGGTGAAGCCGGCCGCGGCTTCGGCGTGGTGGCCGATGCGGTGAAGGACCTGGCCGCCCGCGTGGAAGCCTCGTCCAAGGACATCATGGGCACCATGGCCCACCTGGACACCCGCATCGGCACGCTGGCCCGCGAGATCCAGGCCCCGGAGCAGCAGAAGACGAGCGGCACCGCCGCCGGCGGCACGCCGCAAAGCGGCGTGCATGCCGCGCTGGACGAAGTGGCCGACGAAGTCGGCCGCATCGCCGCCGCCGCCGAACAGAGCCGCGGCGCCTGCGGGCTGCTGGACCAGCAGATGGGCGCCATCGAGCAGCACATGCGCCAGACCACGCGTGCGCTGGACAACGCCATTGGCCGCAGCGAGAACCTGCTGCGCGTGAGCGAGCAGCTGATCGAGCTGGCCGCCGACAGCGGTGTGGTGACCGAGGACACGCCCTACATCCAGGCCGCCCAGCAGGCCGCGGCCGAGGTGGGCAAGCTGCTGGAAGGCGCGGTCAAGCAAGGCAGCATCAGCCTGGCCGACCTGTTCGACGAACGCTATGTGCCCATCGCGGGCACCCAGCCGGCGCAGCACACCACGCGCTTTTGCGCACTGGCCGACCGCCTGCTGCCGCCGGTGCAGGAACGCATGCTGCAGCTCAGCGACAAGGTGGTGTATTGCATCGCCGCCGACCGCAACGGCTACGTGGCCACCCACAACAAGCAGTACAACCACCCGCAGCGCGGCGACCTGGCCTGGGACACGGCCCACAGCCGCTACCGCCGCATCTTCAACGACCGCACCGGCCTGGCCAGCGCGCAGAACAAGCGGCCCTTCCTGCTGCAGACCTACCGCCGCGACATGGGCGGCGGTCACTTCGTGGTGATGAAGGAAGCCGCCGCGCCCATCACCGTCAACGGCCGCCACTGGGGCGGGCTGCGGCTGGCCTTCAAGTTCTGACGGCGGCGACGCCCAGCGCCCGGAAGCGCTGCCAGCGCGCGGCCAGCCGTTCGGCGGCCGTACCCCGCTGCGGCGCATGCAGCGCCAGCACCGCGGGCGCGCCGCACACCGACTTCAGCTCGCCCCCCACCGCCAGCCAGCCCAGCCGCGCCGCGCCCAGGGCGCCACCGGCGGCCGAATCGGCATGGATGACGATCTCGGTGCCCAGCAGGTCGGCCAGCATCTGCGCCCACAGTGCGCTGCGGGCGCCGCCGCCCACCAGCGACAGCCGCCGCACCACGGTGCCGGCGGCCTGCAACGCCGCATGGCCATCGGCCAGGCCGTAGGCCACGCCTTCCATCACCGCATAGGCCACGGCCGCTGCATCGGTGTCGTGGCCCATGCCATGCAGGCTGGCGCGCAGCGTGGCGCTGTTGTACGGCGTGCGCTCGCCGCCCAGGTAGGGCAGGAAGATCGGCGCCGCCTCGCGCTGCGCGGGCGTGGTGGCGGCGGCCAGTGCCTCCACCTCGGCATCGCTGGCGCGGCCCAGCAGCTGCCGCGCCCAGCGCAGGCAGCTGGCGGCCGACAGCATCACGCTCATCTGGTGCCACTGGCCGGGCAGCGCATGGCAGTAGGCATGCACCGCGCTCTGCGGGTTGGGTCGGTAGCGGTCGGTGGCCACGAAGATCACGCCGCTGGTGCCCAGCGACAGAAAGCCCATGCCCGGCTGCACGATGCCCATGCCGACGGCACTGGCCGCGTTGTCGCCGCCACCGCCGGCCACCACGATGCCCGGGCGCAGGCCCAGCGTGGTGGCCGCGCTGGCCAGCAGCGTGCCGCCGGGCTCGCTGCCTTCCACCAGCCGCGGCATGTGGGCGCGGCTGAGGCCGGTCAGGGCCAGCAGTTCGTCGCTCCAGTCGCGGCGGGCCACGTCCAGCCAGGTGGTGCCGCTGGCGTCCGAGGCGTCGGTCACGTGCTCGCCCGTCAGCCGCAGGCGGATCCAGTCTTTGGGCAGCAGCACCTTGGCGACGCGGGCAAAAGTCTGCGGCTCATGCGTGGCCAGCCAGCGCAGCTTGGGCGCGGTGAAGCCGGGCATGGCCAGGCAGCCCGACAGCATCGGCAGCGCCGGCAGCTCGTCCATCATCGCCCGGCATTCGGCCTCGGCACGGGTGTCGTTCCACAGCATGGCCGGGCGCAGCACCTGGTCGGCCGCGTCCAGCAGCACGGCGCCGTGCATCTGGCCCGACAGGCCGATGGCCTGCACCTGCTGCCAGGCGTGCGGATGGGCGGCGCGCAACTCGGCGCACACCGCCAGCGTGCCAGCCCACCAGTCGGCGGGCGCCTGCTCGCTCCAGCCCGGTTGCGGCCGGCTGAGCTGCAGCGCCGCACCGGCGGTGCCCAGCACCTGGTGCTGCGCATCCAGCAGCAAGGCCTTCACTTCCGAGGTGCCGTAGTCCAGACCGAGAAACATGCGGGGATGCTAGTGGGCGCCAGCGGCGATGATCGATACCCTCTTGTCCTGAACTTCAACCCTGCTGTTGCCATGACCTACCGACAAACCCGCATTGCCGCCCTCGCCTGCTGCCTGATCGCCGCCGCGCCTTTTGCCCAGGCCCAGGCCGACCTGGCGGCCACCGCCGCCAAGGAAAAAGGCGCGGTGGTGCTGCCCAGCGGCCTGGTGTTCCAGTCGCTGAAGGAAGGCACCGGCCGCACGCCCGCCGCCACCGACACGGTACGCGTGCACTACCGCGGCGTGCTGGCCGACGGCAAGGAGTTCGACAGCTCCATCGCCCGCGGCCAGCCGGCCGAGTTCCCGCTCAGCCGCGTCATCCCCTGCTGGACCGAAGGCGTGCAGCGCATCAAGGTGGGTGGCAAGGCCAAGCTCACCTGCCCGCCGGGCATCGCCTATGGCTCGCGCGGGGCCGGCGGCGCGGTGCCGCCCAACGCCACGCTGCAGTTCGAGGTGGAGCTGCTCGGCATCGCCGGCAAGTAAGCGCTGCGCCCATGAGCCTGCCCGACGACGCCACGCCCTGGCACGACCCCACCCGGCTGTTGCACGGCGACGCCGGGCTCGGCGACGACAGCGCGGTGAGCCCGCCCATCCACTACAGCGCCACCTTCAAGGCGCGCGATGCGGCCGAGTTCGCCGAGATGGCCGGCACGCCGCGCCATGCCGCCTACTACACCCGCTACGGCAACCCGACGCATGAGCGGGTGGCCGCCATCCTGGCGGCGCTGGAGGGCACCGAAACGGCGATGCTCACCGCCTCGGGCATGGGCGCCATCAGCACCACGGTGCTGGCCCTGGTGCAGGCCGGCGACCACGTGGTGGCCCAGGGCCGGCACTACATGAGCACCGCCAAGCTGTTTGATGAGGTGCTGCCGCGCTTCGGCGTGCAGGTGACCATCGTCGAGCAGACCGACCTGGCCGCGCTGGAGGCCGCGCTGCGGCCCGAGACGCGGCTGATCATGCTGGAAAGCCCGGCCAACCCCACGCTGGTGCTGACCGACCTGGCCGCGGTGGCGGCACTGGCGCGGCCGCGCGGCATCCTCACCATCGCCGACAACACCTTTGCCTCGCCCATCAACCAGAAGCCGCATGCGCTGGGCATCGACGTGGTGGTGCACAGCGCCACCAAATCGCTCGGGGGCCACCACGACCTGACGGCCGGCGCGGTGTGCTGCAGCCAGGCGCTGGCCGAGCGCATCTGGCCGATGCACATCACGCTGGGTTCGGTGCTGTCGCCGATGGACGCCTGGCTGCTGCTGCGCGGCCTGCGCACCCTGGCCGTGCGCATGGAACGCATGAACGCCAACGCGCTGGCGCTGGCGCAGTGGCTGGAAGCCCAGCCGCAGGTGGAACGGGTGTGGTACCCCGGCCTGCCCAGCCACCCGCAGCATGCGCTGGCGCAGCGGCAGATGCAGGGCCATGGGCCCGTGGTGGCGCTGGCGCTGCGTGGCGGCTATGAACAGACCAGCCGCTTCGTCGCCTCATTGCAGCTGGCCACCCATGCGGTGAGCCTGGGCGGCGTGGAAACCTTGATCGTGCATGCCGCCGCGATGTGGGGCGGCCTGATGAGCGAGGCGCAGATGGCCAGCACCGGCATCCAGCCCAATTTCGTGCGGCTGGCCGTGGGCCTGGAACACATCGACGACTTGAAGCGCGACTTCGGCCGCGCCTTGCAGCAAGTGTGACCGTCAGCCGATCACCGCGCGACCCACGTACGACAGCGCCACCACGGCGCCCGCGATGGCGGCGATCACCCAGTTGGGCACGCGGCCGTGAGGGGCAGGAGGGAGTTGGCGGCGAGGGTCGTTCATGATCGGGCTTCCACGGAACAGCAGGCACGGAATGGAAAACTCAGCGTGGCCGGTGGGCCTGAAGCGAGCTTCATGCCTGCCCGGTGAACGCAAGGGTAAATCGCCCTGATGTCAGGCCAAACCCGTAACTGCGCCCCAAAACACCCGTTGAAGGCGGCCGGGTGCGAGCGCCGATACCATGGGCACATGCCCGCCCTTGCACCCCAAGACCGCCCCCACTGGCAACGTGTGCTGTGGCTGGCCGCCGGCGGCCTGAGCCTGCTCACCGGCCTCATCGGCCTGCTGCTGCCGCTGCTGCCCACCGTGCCCTTCGTGCTGCTGGCGGCCTTCTGCTTTTCCAAGGGCAGCGAGCGCTGCGAGCGCTGGATCTGCGAGCACCGCCACTTCGGCCCCATGGTGCTGAACTGGCGCGCCCACCGCGCGGTGCCGCTGCGGGCCAAGTGGATCGCCACGGTGATGATGTCCATCAGCAGCATCGGTGCGCTGTTCCTGGTGCCCATGCCCTGGGGCGTGGTGCCGGGCCTGTGCTGCGCGGCGGTGGGCGCCTGGATGTGGACGCTGCCGCACGGGCCGCGGCCGGGTGCCCAGGCGGTTGCGCCGGGGCGCTGGCCACCGTCAGCTTGAG encodes the following:
- a CDS encoding RNA polymerase sigma factor FliA — translated: MYNAKGRTDNNAMLKQYSPLVRRLAHQMIAKLPANVEIDDLIQVGMIGLNDALGRFDAAQGVQFETFATQRIRGAMLDELRGSDWMSRGNRRQQRNIEAAVHKLEQKLGRAPQESEIAAEMGITLVEYQELLGKVRGTQLVYLEDLSGDEGDDDYLERHVGTEDANPMAVLQDMRMRTALVEAIKLLPEREQYVMSMYYEHDMNLKEIAAVLKVTESRVCQLHSQSIARLRVKLREW
- a CDS encoding methyl-accepting chemotaxis protein, coding for MFKQLWASAPSLAEAAPAATHAQPAAAAADGSQMVSRLAQHASKLGREAAEVRGVIGDTRQTAETQAATARELARQVKDVARVQQVIGTHTEQGVAAVDRARVAVQAVGSEVTGIVETLRKVAEAAHDITQIALQTRLVAFNASVEAKRAGEAGRGFGVVADAVKDLAARVEASSKDIMGTMAHLDTRIGTLAREIQAPEQQKTSGTAAGGTPQSGVHAALDEVADEVGRIAAAAEQSRGACGLLDQQMGAIEQHMRQTTRALDNAIGRSENLLRVSEQLIELAADSGVVTEDTPYIQAAQQAAAEVGKLLEGAVKQGSISLADLFDERYVPIAGTQPAQHTTRFCALADRLLPPVQERMLQLSDKVVYCIAADRNGYVATHNKQYNHPQRGDLAWDTAHSRYRRIFNDRTGLASAQNKRPFLLQTYRRDMGGGHFVVMKEAAAPITVNGRHWGGLRLAFKF
- the xylB gene encoding xylulokinase; amino-acid sequence: MFLGLDYGTSEVKALLLDAQHQVLGTAGAALQLSRPQPGWSEQAPADWWAGTLAVCAELRAAHPHAWQQVQAIGLSGQMHGAVLLDAADQVLRPAMLWNDTRAEAECRAMMDELPALPMLSGCLAMPGFTAPKLRWLATHEPQTFARVAKVLLPKDWIRLRLTGEHVTDASDASGTTWLDVARRDWSDELLALTGLSRAHMPRLVEGSEPGGTLLASAATTLGLRPGIVVAGGGGDNAASAVGMGIVQPGMGFLSLGTSGVIFVATDRYRPNPQSAVHAYCHALPGQWHQMSVMLSAASCLRWARQLLGRASDAEVEALAAATTPAQREAAPIFLPYLGGERTPYNSATLRASLHGMGHDTDAAAVAYAVMEGVAYGLADGHAALQAAGTVVRRLSLVGGGARSALWAQMLADLLGTEIVIHADSAAGGALGAARLGWLAVGGELKSVCGAPAVLALHAPQRGTAAERLAARWQRFRALGVAAVRT
- a CDS encoding FKBP-type peptidyl-prolyl cis-trans isomerase, whose product is MTYRQTRIAALACCLIAAAPFAQAQADLAATAAKEKGAVVLPSGLVFQSLKEGTGRTPAATDTVRVHYRGVLADGKEFDSSIARGQPAEFPLSRVIPCWTEGVQRIKVGGKAKLTCPPGIAYGSRGAGGAVPPNATLQFEVELLGIAGK
- a CDS encoding trans-sulfuration enzyme family protein, with amino-acid sequence MSLPDDATPWHDPTRLLHGDAGLGDDSAVSPPIHYSATFKARDAAEFAEMAGTPRHAAYYTRYGNPTHERVAAILAALEGTETAMLTASGMGAISTTVLALVQAGDHVVAQGRHYMSTAKLFDEVLPRFGVQVTIVEQTDLAALEAALRPETRLIMLESPANPTLVLTDLAAVAALARPRGILTIADNTFASPINQKPHALGIDVVVHSATKSLGGHHDLTAGAVCCSQALAERIWPMHITLGSVLSPMDAWLLLRGLRTLAVRMERMNANALALAQWLEAQPQVERVWYPGLPSHPQHALAQRQMQGHGPVVALALRGGYEQTSRFVASLQLATHAVSLGGVETLIVHAAAMWGGLMSEAQMASTGIQPNFVRLAVGLEHIDDLKRDFGRALQQV
- a CDS encoding YbaN family protein, whose amino-acid sequence is MPALAPQDRPHWQRVLWLAAGGLSLLTGLIGLLLPLLPTVPFVLLAAFCFSKGSERCERWICEHRHFGPMVLNWRAHRAVPLRAKWIATVMMSISSIGALFLVPMPWGVVPGLCCAAVGAWMWTLPHGPRPGAQAVAPGRWPPSA